In Zingiber officinale cultivar Zhangliang chromosome 8B, Zo_v1.1, whole genome shotgun sequence, a single genomic region encodes these proteins:
- the LOC122014466 gene encoding 1-aminocyclopropane-1-carboxylate synthase 3-like, producing MIQKLLSRTCNTHGQDSSYFLGWQEYEKNPYDPIANPTGIIQMGLAENQLCFDLIESWLEKNPGPAGFKEDGALIFRELALFQDYHGLPAFKNALVKYMGEVRGNRVRFDPNNLVLTAGSTCANEILMFCLADPGEAFLLPTPYYPGFDRDLKWRTGAEIVPVHCSSSNGFRITAAALEEAYHRAHKRGLAVKGVLVTNPSNPLGTAMTRRELDELVDFVVAKDIHLVSDEIYAGTNFAEPGFVSVAEVVADGRAEACRGRIHIVCSLSKDLGLPGFRVGGIYSDNEAVVSAATKMSSFGLVSSQTQYLLAALLSDEAFTAEYVAENRRRLRERHDALVRGLRGIGIECLESGAGLFCWVDMRHLLSAVTFEGEMELWKKIVYKVGLNISPGSSCHCDEPGWFRLCFANMSEDTLSLALSRLQTFVGSCRNRPHCSGGDGRTRRQFLARWVLRSSPASDRKSER from the exons ATGATCCAGAAGCTGCTCTCGAGAACCTGCAACACACACGGACAGGACTCCTCGTACTTCTTGGGATGGCAGGAGTACGAGAAGAACCCCTATGATCCCATTGCTAACCCTACGGGGATTATTCAGATGGGCCTGGCAGAGAACCAG CTCTGCTTTGATCTGATCGAGTCATGGCTGGAGAAGAATCCTGGCCCTGCCGGCTTCAAGGAAGATGGTGCACTAATCTTCCGGGAGCTTGCTCTTTTCCAAGACTATCATGGCCTGCCTGCGTTCAAGAAT GCATTGGTTAAATATATGGGAGAAGTAAGAGGAAACAGAGTAAGGTTCGATCCCAACAACCTGGTCCTCACTGCAGGCTCAACTTGCGCCAATGAGATCCTCATGTTTTGCCTTGCCGATCCTGGCGAAGCATTCCTCCTACCTACCCCATATTATCCAGG ATTCGACAGAGACCTCAAATGGCGAACCGGAGCCGAGATCGTCCCGGTGCACTGCTCCAGCTCCAACGGATTCCGCATCACTGCGGCGGCGCTGGAGGAGGCGTACCACCGGGCGCACAAGCGCGGCCTCGCCGTGAAAGGAGTTCTCGTCACCAACCCCTCCAATCCACTGGGCACCGCCATGACCCGGCGCGAGCTCGACGAGCTCGTCGACTTCGTTGTCGCCAAGGACATTCACCTCGTCAGCGACGAGATCTACGCGGGCACCAACTTCGCCGAGCCGGGGTTCGTGAGCGTCGCCGAGGTGGTCGCCGATGGAAGGGCCGAGGCATGCCGCGGCCGCATCCACATAGTGTGTAGCCTCTCCAAGGACCTCGGGCTCCCGGGCTTCCGCGTCGGCGGGATCTACTCCGACAACGAGGCGGTCGTGTCGGCCGCCACCAAGATGTCGAGCTTCGGCCTCGTCTCCTCCCAAACGCAGTACCTCCTCGCTGCGCTGCTCTCCGACGAGGCGTTCACGGCGGAGTACGTGGCGGAGAACCGGAGGAGGCTGCGGGAGCGCCACGACGCGCTGGTGCGCGGCCTGCGAGGGATCGGGATCGAGTGCTTGGAGAGCGGCGCAGGGTTGTTCTGCTGGGTGGACATGCGCCACCTGTTGAGCGCCGTCACGTTCGAGGGTGAAATGGAGCTGTGGAAGAAGATAGTGTACAAAGTCGGGCTCAACATCTCTCCGGGGTCCTCCTGCCACTGCGACGAGCCCGGGTGGTTCCGCCTCTGCTTCGCCAACATGTCGGAGGACACGCTCAGCCTCGCCTTGAGTCGGCTTCAGACCTTCGTGGGCTCCTGCCGCAACCGCCCACACTGCAGCGGTGGCGATGGCCGCACGAGAAGGCAGTTTTTGGCTCGGTGGGTGCTCCGGTCATCGCCGGCTTCCGACCGCAAGTCCGAACGCTAG